GGATGGCGGAACCAAAAATGTTCTATTGATCCACGGTAACATGACATCATCCAAACACTGGGACATATTGATTGATCAGATGGATCCTGAATATAAAATTTTCGCGGTAGACCTGCGGGGATTCGGTGAGTCCAGCTATCATAAGCCGATCATGTCAATCAAGGATTTTTCTGACGATGTAAAAATGTTTGTCGATGAAATTGGATTGAAGGATTTTGCACTTGTTGGCTGGTCGACGGGAGGAGCAGTAGGAATGCAGTTCGCCGCTGATTATCCGGGTTATTGCGAGAAACTTGTGCTGCTAGCTTCGGCATCAACGAGAGGATATCCGTTCTTCGGCACGAGTGAGGAAGGTCTGCCGGATATTAACAACCGACTGGTTACTTATGAGGATGTAAAGGTGGATGCTGGTAAAACGATTGCCGTCCAGACGGCCTATGACCAGGAAAATAGAGGGTTTTTAAAGGCGATGTGGAATATGTTGATTTATACCGATCGTCAGCCGGAAGAACGGCATTATGACGAATATGTTGATGATATGCTGACACAGCGGAACTTGGCTGAAGTCTACCATTCTCTTAATACTTTTAACATTAGTCCTGGAAACAATGGTCTGAAAGATGGAACGGACCAGGTGAAGGACA
This window of the Mesobacillus jeotgali genome carries:
- the phaZ gene encoding intracellular short-chain-length polyhydroxyalkanoate depolymerase encodes the protein MEKTAVELKKVDLQNGETIAYRERDGGTKNVLLIHGNMTSSKHWDILIDQMDPEYKIFAVDLRGFGESSYHKPIMSIKDFSDDVKMFVDEIGLKDFALVGWSTGGAVGMQFAADYPGYCEKLVLLASASTRGYPFFGTSEEGLPDINNRLVTYEDVKVDAGKTIAVQTAYDQENRGFLKAMWNMLIYTDRQPEERHYDEYVDDMLTQRNLAEVYHSLNTFNISPGNNGLKDGTDQVKDIKIPVLVLRGDRDLVVTKRMAEEIVEDFEGRARFVELNNSGHSPLVDDLDQLLQHIEGFLAE